The following are encoded in a window of Streptococcus pasteurianus genomic DNA:
- the secG gene encoding preprotein translocase subunit SecG, giving the protein MYNILLTTLLVLSVIIVIAIFLQPQKNPSGNVFDNSGSEALFERTKARGFEAFMQRFTAVLVFFWLAIALALAILSSK; this is encoded by the coding sequence ATGTACAATATACTACTGACAACTTTGCTGGTATTATCTGTTATTATTGTAATTGCTATTTTCTTGCAACCACAAAAAAATCCAAGTGGCAATGTATTTGATAACAGCGGTTCAGAAGCTTTGTTTGAACGTACTAAAGCGCGTGGCTTCGAAGCGTTTATGCAACGTTTTACAGCAGTTCTAGTTTTCTTTTGGCTAGCAATTGCTTTGGCGCTAGCGATTTTATCAAGTAAATAG
- the rnr gene encoding ribonuclease R, which translates to MNEKIIAYLGEHGKVNINELAAGLDMAGAEKFPKLIKEISKLESQGKLRFDDYGNLALRKKIEKKKEITVTGVFRANKAGFGFLAVDENEDDMFVGRNDVGHAVDGDTVEAVVKKPANHLKGTAAEVRIVGIVERSLKTVVGKFILDDEKPKYAGYIKSKNQKIQQKIYIKKEPVLLDGTEIIKVDIDKYPTRGYDYFVGHVRDIVGHQGDVGIDVLEVLESMDIKSEFPEDVMAEANAVSDAPSEKDMVGRVDLRNEITFTIDGADAKDLDDAVHIKLLSNGNFELGVHIADVSYYVTEGSALNREAVARGTSVYVTDRVVPMLPERLSNGICSLNPNVDRLTQSCLMEIDCNGHVVNHQICQSVIKTTFRMTYSNVNDIIAGDEELIEQYQPIVDSIHHMTALHNILETMRMRRGALNFDTSEAKIIVNDKGMPVDIVLRQRGIAERMIESFMLAANETVAEHFAKRKLPFIYRIHEEPKAEKLQKFLDYASIFGVQIHGTANKITQQALQDFMAKVEGKPGAEVLNMMLLRSMQQARYSEHNHGHYGLAAEYYTHFTSPIRRYPDLLVHRMIREYTQLTDEKIEHFRNVIPELATSSSTLERRAIDAERVVEAMKKAEYMEEYVGQEFDGVVASVVKFGMFIELPNTIEGLVHITTLPEFYNYNERTLTLQGEKSGKVFRVGQPIKIKLTRADKETGDIDFEYIPSEYDVVEKVKKSRKDRSGKEKRRPKTDNHKGSKSSKPRNRKSSTSTSKKSGKKPFYKEVAKKKSRKAKK; encoded by the coding sequence ATGAACGAAAAAATTATTGCTTATTTAGGGGAGCATGGAAAAGTCAATATTAATGAATTGGCTGCTGGGCTAGACATGGCTGGCGCTGAAAAATTTCCAAAGCTTATCAAAGAGATTTCAAAATTGGAAAGCCAAGGAAAACTGCGTTTTGATGACTATGGGAACCTTGCTCTTCGTAAAAAAATAGAGAAGAAAAAAGAAATCACCGTTACGGGTGTTTTTCGTGCTAACAAAGCTGGTTTTGGTTTTTTAGCGGTTGACGAAAATGAAGATGACATGTTTGTCGGACGTAATGACGTTGGTCATGCGGTTGACGGAGATACGGTTGAAGCGGTTGTTAAAAAGCCAGCTAATCACTTGAAAGGTACAGCTGCTGAGGTTCGCATTGTCGGCATTGTTGAGCGTAGCTTAAAAACGGTTGTTGGGAAATTTATTCTTGATGACGAAAAACCAAAATACGCTGGTTACATTAAATCCAAAAATCAAAAAATTCAACAAAAGATTTATATCAAGAAAGAGCCTGTTCTGCTTGACGGCACTGAGATTATCAAGGTTGACATTGATAAATACCCAACACGAGGCTATGATTATTTTGTTGGTCATGTGCGTGACATCGTTGGACACCAAGGTGATGTTGGTATTGATGTGCTTGAAGTCCTTGAATCAATGGACATCAAATCAGAATTTCCAGAAGATGTTATGGCTGAAGCTAATGCAGTTTCAGATGCGCCGTCTGAGAAAGACATGGTTGGGCGTGTTGATTTACGTAATGAAATCACCTTTACCATTGATGGTGCAGATGCCAAAGACCTAGATGATGCTGTTCATATTAAATTGCTCAGCAATGGTAATTTTGAGCTCGGTGTTCATATTGCGGACGTTTCATACTATGTCACAGAAGGCTCTGCGCTTAATCGTGAAGCTGTTGCTCGTGGGACATCAGTTTATGTGACTGACCGTGTAGTTCCAATGCTGCCTGAACGTTTGTCAAATGGTATTTGTTCGTTAAATCCTAATGTTGACCGTTTGACACAATCATGTTTAATGGAAATTGACTGCAATGGTCACGTTGTTAATCACCAAATTTGTCAATCAGTCATTAAGACAACTTTCCGTATGACTTACAGCAATGTCAATGACATTATTGCTGGTGATGAAGAATTGATTGAGCAATATCAACCAATCGTTGACTCTATTCATCATATGACTGCTCTTCACAATATTCTTGAAACCATGCGCATGCGCCGCGGTGCTCTTAACTTTGATACGAGCGAAGCCAAGATTATTGTTAATGATAAAGGAATGCCAGTTGATATTGTGCTTCGTCAACGTGGTATTGCTGAACGCATGATTGAATCTTTCATGTTAGCAGCTAATGAAACAGTTGCAGAGCATTTTGCAAAACGTAAATTGCCATTTATTTACCGTATCCATGAAGAACCAAAAGCTGAAAAATTACAAAAATTCCTTGATTATGCTAGCATTTTTGGCGTTCAAATCCATGGTACAGCTAACAAAATCACTCAACAAGCTTTGCAAGATTTCATGGCAAAAGTAGAAGGTAAACCAGGCGCAGAAGTGTTAAACATGATGCTTCTTCGTTCAATGCAACAAGCACGTTATTCTGAACATAATCACGGACACTATGGTTTGGCTGCGGAGTACTATACTCACTTCACAAGTCCAATTCGTCGTTATCCTGATTTGCTTGTTCACCGCATGATTCGCGAATACACACAACTCACTGATGAGAAAATCGAACACTTTAGAAATGTGATTCCAGAATTGGCAACGTCATCTTCAACCCTTGAACGTCGTGCTATTGATGCTGAACGTGTCGTTGAAGCCATGAAAAAAGCCGAATACATGGAAGAATACGTTGGTCAGGAATTTGACGGTGTGGTTGCTAGTGTCGTGAAATTTGGGATGTTCATCGAATTGCCAAATACAATCGAAGGACTTGTTCACATCACAACTCTGCCAGAATTTTACAATTATAACGAACGTACATTGACCCTTCAAGGTGAAAAATCAGGAAAAGTTTTTCGTGTTGGTCAACCGATTAAAATCAAATTAACACGTGCTGATAAAGAAACTGGCGATATTGACTTTGAATACATTCCAAGTGAGTATGATGTGGTAGAGAAAGTTAAAAAATCACGCAAAGACCGTTCTGGTAAAGAAAAGCGTCGTCCAAAAACAGATAACCACAAAGGTTCAAAATCAAG
- the rpmG gene encoding 50S ribosomal protein L33 produces the protein MRVKINLECSSCGSKNYLTSKNKTTHPERIQGLKYCPKERKVTLHIES, from the coding sequence GTGAGAGTAAAGATTAATTTAGAATGTAGCAGTTGTGGCAGTAAGAATTATTTGACAAGTAAAAATAAAACAACTCATCCAGAGCGTATTCAAGGTTTAAAATATTGTCCGAAAGAGCGAAAAGTGACCTTACATATTGAATCTTAG